Within Deinococcus metalli, the genomic segment GATCCGTCGTGTGGGCCACGATTATGCGCCCTCAACCTTCAGCACCTCCCATCCCAAATCGCCAGCTCATCACTGCTGTTCGCCAGTGTCGCTTTGGCCTTTCTGACGGCGCGCCGTGCGGGCGCCCATGGTCTCCCCTGGCGCTTCCATACGACTTGCCCTGGTGCTCGCCGCTTTGCCCTTGGCCTTCATCGCCGGGTCGTACACCTGGGCGCGCTGCAGCTCCTCGGCCGTCGCCACCCGGTACGCGCCGGCTTCCCGCCCTTCGCCAGGCACCAGTCCACCTTCCTTGGTGGCGATGACCAGGCCGTTGGCCCGGAGCAGTCGGAGACTGGCGGCCATCGTCTGAAAGTGGTGGCCATAGTGGTCGACCATATCCTGCACGTGGATGATTCCGGGATGGTCGCGGACATAGAGGTAGGTCAGCTTGTCCAGGGCGGGGTAGGACTTCAGGACTTCCGGGAGAGCAAGGGACGTCTTGGACATGCCCCGAGTATGCGGGAACTTGACTTTGTGGATGCTGGGAAGTGGCGCTGGCGAGGGGATCACGGCGGGCTGCATCGTGGCGGATCCTTTCCTGACGCGCAGGGGCGTGTTAAAGTGCGAGGAATGGCCGCTGGTTTTGGGATGCTCCTTCCCAGCGGCCAACTGGGCATCTTGCGGGTGTGGAAACCTGGTGCAGGGTGATTCAGCGGTGGGCGGCCCCTGGCCGCCCACTCGCCATTCAGGCGGCGGCCACCCGGCAACCCAGGTTCGGGTCGTACGCCACCTTGGCACCGGCACCCAGGAGAGCCCACAGGGCGGCCATGTAGGCGTGCACGTCGCCTCCGTAATGCCGCTCCACGGTGGTCTGGAAGCCCTGGCGTCCGATGCACTCTATGTGCATCTGGCCGTGCCGCTCGACGGTTCGTTGACCGCCACGTTGACCGCGTTCTGCTGGGGTAAGGGACATGGTTCCGCTCCTTTGTGCAGGGGGCGGGTGTGGAAGGTATCCCCTACATCCATAAGTATACTTATAACTTACTTAGCAGTCAAGAAAAGCGATTCAGCGCCCGTAGCCTTTCACCCACGGCTTCGAGTCACGTCCCGCAGGAACCTTGCGGTAGGCGCTGCGCACCGAGGCCTCAAAGTGGGCCAGCACGTAGGCTTCCCTGGCGCCCTTGGTGTTCGTGCCCGGCAGCAGTGAGAGCCAGTAGGGCCCGACCTCCAGGGCCTCGTCCTGGGAAAAATCGTTGTCCCGCAGTTGGCACGCCAGCCAGAATCCAGCGTCGTTGCGGCCACGGCTCGCGGCGAGGTTCTGGGCGCGCAGGGCGAGCATCATGTAGTCCACGCGCCAGTGCTCCTCGCCACGGTTCGAACCCGGCGCACTGAACACGGGGGCACGCACGGCCGCGCGCGGCGCTTCCTCCAGGCACTCCGGCGCGCATGCCAGGCCCAGCAACTCGCGCACGCGGTAGCGCTGACCGGCCAGCTCAGCGGTCTCAGGGATGGTCAGCCGGTTCAGGAGTTTCTTGCAAGGCAACCGCTCGTAGCGGCCCGCGTCGGTCACGGTGGGAGGCAACACGACCAGGCCGCCGTCGCCCCGCACGTCCACGCCGGGCGGCAAGCTGCGCTTGGTGTTGCTGTTGGTGGTGGACACGTGCCAGCCGGGATGCCTCACATAGACGTGGTAGCCGCCGCTGGCGCTCCGCACATGCGGCTCGATGCCCAGCAGGTGCATGGTGTCCACCCCGGCCCCCTGATCAAAGTCCAGGGCGACCAGGCCGGAGATCTCCCCCGTCACCAGCGCCATACCCTGCGCGCCGTGCAGGATGAACCAGGCGTGCAGCTCACCTTGCGTCGGCAAGCGCTCCCGGAACGCCAGCCACGTCGCCACCCACTTGCCGCGCCCCTCATCCCAGTAGCAGTGTTCGGTCTTCTTGAGGGCGTCGTAGTGCGGGTGCTTGGCGTAGCTGCCACTGACCCCCACGGGGATGACGCTCAGGCCCGCGTCCACGTACTGCCTGGCAGTCCGCAAAAGATCGTGGGGCGTGAGGCTCATGGCTTTATGGTGCCCGAACTGGGTAACGGTTGCATACGGCATGTGGCTTCCTCCTTTGTATAAGTGTATGGAATGTATAGTTATAAGTCAAGAAAACATCTGCCAAAAGCAAGCGAAGGGGGGCACATCCCCCTTCATCTCCTACTGAGTCTGCGGAACAATTCGCACATATCCACGTTTTACCGTCCTGCCTCCATCCGCGCCGCTCAGCAAGCTGGCCACTCTGGCGGGCACTCGGGGCCTGGGGGGCCAGCAAGCCCCCCAGGCGCGTTACCGCTGGAACCTCACCACGTCCGGCACCCACCCGGCCTCACGGAGCGCCCCGGCGATTTCCACGATGCGGCCCACAAGTTCCTTCTTGCCAACATTGGGCGCAATACTGGGTTGCACCTTCCCCGGCATCGTGGCGACCAGCGCCGTGAGCTGCGGAATGGTGTAGGCGCTCAGGTAGTCCGCCGTGACTGTCCACTCCTGCGCCAGCCGCTTGTCCGCGCCGATCTGCTGGGCCACATGCACCGCCAGCTCCCCAGGGCGGGCCGTGGCGCTGAAGGCCGTCCAGTGGTGCAGCGAGTCGTGCATGTGGTACGCGAGCAGGCTCAATAGATCGCCTTCGCTCAGCTCCATCAGGGCCGCGTGGAATTTCGTCCCGTGGGGGCCGTTCACCATCGTGCCCTCTTTGTGCGTCTGGAACAGGTCAGGACGCTCGGCGGCCCACCGCTGCACCAGGGCCACGACTTCCGGCAGGGGGGCGCTCAGGCTGGGGGCTGTTTCCGTCTTGACCCTGACCTCACTCGCACTCTCAAACAGCCCCTGGACGGTGAGGGCAAGGCACCGCTTGGGGTCGGTGGCGAGGCTCCCCCACAGCACACGGGCACGGGCCTCCTGGCCGATACGGTGGGCGGCGTCCCGCACCGGACGGTTCTTGGGCGGCTGCGCGGCCACTTCTGCGTGGGCCTGGGCACGCCACTGGCTCTGCTTGGCCTTCTCGGCGGCTTTGGCGGCTTCCTCGCGCACCGCGCCCTCATGGCGGTGCATCTCCCCGCTCGGGCTGTGAATGTAGACCACGCCCTGCAACTCTTTCGGGCCGGAGGTGCGGTAGGTGGTCCACGGCAGGTTCCGCACGTTCCCGTGGGTGCTGCACGGCAGCACGTCCACAAAGGCCCACTGTCCGCTGTCGCGGTCGTGCTGCGCCTGGGCCTCAAGGGCCTCAAGGTGGAGCGCCTGGGCCTTGGCGGTGTCCCGGAAGTAGGCCGGGATGATGCCCCACATGTCCTCGCACACGGCGAGGCCCGACGCCTCCACATCGAACAGAGCGTTGGACACCAGCACGCGCCCGTCCGTGGTCAGCTTCCGTAACTGCTCGGCGCTGTACTGGCGGGGGTTCTCGCGCACCAGCTTCACCAGATGCCGCTTGAGTTCGCCCGTGGTCTGCGCGATCACCTGGGCCTGCGCGAGGTTGATTTTGTCCTCGGTCAGCAGCTTGCGGCCCTCTTTGCCCAGGCCGTAGGCCAGCGTCAGGCGCTGCTCGACGCGCCGCAACGGGTGGCCGCTGCGGGCGGCAATCTCATCTGGCTTCATGCCCAGCCCGGTCAGCCGTGCGTACCCGTCCGCTTCCTCCAGGGGGGTCACGTCCTCGCGCTGCGAGTTTTCCGTGATGGCGAGTTCAATCAACTCCTGATCGATCAGGTGCCGGATCTGGACAGGCACCGTGTAGTCCCCGGCCACCTGGAGCATGGCGCTCTCGCCGCCCTGGTCGTCCACGAGTTCCAGGCCCTCGACCAGCAGCCCCACAGCGCGGTAACGGCGCTCCCCGGCCACAAGTTCATACGCGCCGTCCTCAGTAGGGTGCGGGCGCACCACGAGGTTCTGTAAGAGGCCCTTGTGGTAAATGTCCACGGCCAGCTCAAACAGTGGCTTGTCCTCAAAGGTGCGCCGGGGGTTGAAATCGCTGCGGCGCAGGCTGTTCCACGGTACACATACCACTTCGGCAGCGGGGGCCTCCTGGGGCTGCGTGAGGCGCAGGGCGGGCGTGGGGTCAGCGGGCAGGGGGGTTGCTGCGGTCATCTTGGCTCCTTTGTGCAGGGGGCGGGTGTGGATGGTGCCCCCTACACTCATGAGTATATCTTGGACTTACTTAGCTGTCAATAAAAGCAGGTATACCCGTAAGCAGGTAAACCCGCGTATGTCCGGGGGCACGCGCGAAGCGCCGCGCCTCCAGCGCGCGTTCTGGCCAGGAAACAGCCTCACCTGCATGCCGCTCGCGGATGTCCGGGGCCGCTGTTGGCCCTTGTCTTTTTGCTTTTGCCTTTGGCCCTTCCCCCCACATTTTCCCGGCGAGGGGCGGCGCGTGAGCGCCTCAGCGGCGCGCGCAGTGGAGGTCAAGGCTCCCCCCCTTGACCGCAGCGAGCACGACGCTAAGCTCGAAGAGCGCCCCGGTTGGGGAAACAACACCCGTGCGCCGTCAGGCGCTCCTTCGGTGCTTGCCCTTTCCCGGCCTCCGTGGGCCGGCAGGCTTGGCCACCTTGGATCGTTCCTCGATGCACGTGCGCTTCCAGCGGGGGGAAGGCGCGCACGCGCGCCGAGGGGGGCGGCCGTAGGCCCCCAGCGCAGGGGCGCACGCCGCCCCGAAGCCTCAGATCTAGGGAGTGACGTTCTTTTGCGAACTAAGCTGAGGTGAAAGATTCTGTGACTGAAAACCACCTGCGCGTCCCAGGAACTGAACGGAAGCAAATGGATTCCAAGCAGGTTAGACCGGAAACAGGTCAGCTATGTTGCCCGCACAGGCCGGAAGCCTAGCCCTGGCTCTTGACCCAGGAAGCAGACGTTTGAGGGTGCGGAGCACGGCCTGGCGACGAGTATCCTGTTCGACCACGGCCCCCAGACCCTCGAACATCAGGACTTCTGCCTCCTGTGCCGCGCGTTGCCCTTCCAGATCAGTGCGGGCGGTTAGCACCAGTGCCAAATCGCAGCGACCTACCCCGTGGCCTGCGTGATGAAAATCCATCACCAGGTAGCCAGGGTGATCCCGCTGACATAACCAGCCCACCAGCGCCCGAGTCATGCCGGGTTGGGTGACGTCGCCGAGCTGACGTACGTTCAGCGTGACGACGCATCGGCCCTCCTGATCGGCCACGTGTTGACCAACGCCCTTTATCGGCCGTGGGAAATCACCCATCAGCCTCTGCACAGACTTGGCGGAGGCAAGTTCGCCGACCAGGCCGGCGTCTCGTAATTTCGACACCACACGATGGTAGGTGACATCCCCTGATTCTCCTTCCACGTGCAGGAGCAGCCATCGACGACAGCCCTTCGCCGTGACCTCGACCATGACCCGTCCAGCGTGCCCCGGTTTCAGCTCGCCAAAGAGTTCAGCCAGTACGACCGACGAGCGTTCAGATGAGGGATCAGCCCTGGTGGGGGGTTGGAATTGGAAAGTCAGGACGGTGCCAAGATCAGGCTTACGCGAGTCGTCTCTCCTGGCAGGGTCACTGTGCATAACCCTATTGTGGAAAGAACGGATCAAAACTGTAGGTCAGTAAGGGGTAACGTGCTCATAGCCTTATTATTGAGTGCTACAGACTCAGATCTGTACCCCAGCATGATTGGTGCGCTGCATGTGCCGTCAACGACGAGAGCGCACGTAGGGGCTCTGGCATCCTCACCCTGGTGTCTGCCAGAGTCTTGAACATGACGATCAGGGATGCCAGCTGGGAACAGCGATACCAGCAACTCGTTGATACAGCCGTCTCCAACAACACAGAGTTCCATCGCTGGCTTCGAACCTGGGCCGACCTTGAAGCAGAGGTCTATGAGCAGGGAACGGCCCTCCTGAGGGCCTATCAGGCCGATATGACGAACGAAGAGGTCAAGCGCGAACGTCAAACCTTTCTGACGACCCGACGTCCAGGCCTGCAGGCCCTTCACGACCGGGCTGCCCAGATGGCAGTCGAGTGGAGTGAGCACTTCTCGGTGCCGAAGGACTGGCGACAGGCGTTTATGTACTTCGGCGTGGTCGCTCGCCAGGCGAAGCAGCCCAGTGGTGATCTTGATGGTCAGGTCGAACTTATCGGGGGGGAGCTGTCGGCGCTCTTCTCCCAGCTGCCGTATCGCCTGCATGGCGAGCCAGTGGAGGCTCGTACGC encodes:
- a CDS encoding bifunctional DNA primase/polymerase: MSLTPHDLLRTARQYVDAGLSVIPVGVSGSYAKHPHYDALKKTEHCYWDEGRGKWVATWLAFRERLPTQGELHAWFILHGAQGMALVTGEISGLVALDFDQGAGVDTMHLLGIEPHVRSASGGYHVYVRHPGWHVSTTNSNTKRSLPPGVDVRGDGGLVVLPPTVTDAGRYERLPCKKLLNRLTIPETAELAGQRYRVRELLGLACAPECLEEAPRAAVRAPVFSAPGSNRGEEHWRVDYMMLALRAQNLAASRGRNDAGFWLACQLRDNDFSQDEALEVGPYWLSLLPGTNTKGAREAYVLAHFEASVRSAYRKVPAGRDSKPWVKGYGR
- a CDS encoding ParB/RepB/Spo0J family partition protein — protein: MTAATPLPADPTPALRLTQPQEAPAAEVVCVPWNSLRRSDFNPRRTFEDKPLFELAVDIYHKGLLQNLVVRPHPTEDGAYELVAGERRYRAVGLLVEGLELVDDQGGESAMLQVAGDYTVPVQIRHLIDQELIELAITENSQREDVTPLEEADGYARLTGLGMKPDEIAARSGHPLRRVEQRLTLAYGLGKEGRKLLTEDKINLAQAQVIAQTTGELKRHLVKLVRENPRQYSAEQLRKLTTDGRVLVSNALFDVEASGLAVCEDMWGIIPAYFRDTAKAQALHLEALEAQAQHDRDSGQWAFVDVLPCSTHGNVRNLPWTTYRTSGPKELQGVVYIHSPSGEMHRHEGAVREEAAKAAEKAKQSQWRAQAHAEVAAQPPKNRPVRDAAHRIGQEARARVLWGSLATDPKRCLALTVQGLFESASEVRVKTETAPSLSAPLPEVVALVQRWAAERPDLFQTHKEGTMVNGPHGTKFHAALMELSEGDLLSLLAYHMHDSLHHWTAFSATARPGELAVHVAQQIGADKRLAQEWTVTADYLSAYTIPQLTALVATMPGKVQPSIAPNVGKKELVGRIVEIAGALREAGWVPDVVRFQR